In Antechinus flavipes isolate AdamAnt ecotype Samford, QLD, Australia chromosome 3, AdamAnt_v2, whole genome shotgun sequence, a genomic segment contains:
- the BZW1 gene encoding eIF5-mimic protein 2 isoform X1, translating into MYGAAGAPARSASAPVVRSLRRPPPATGVSFMNNQKQQKPTLSGQRFKTRKRDEKERFDPTQFQDCIIQGLTETGTDLEAVAKFLDASGAKLDYRRYAETLFDILVAGGMLAPGGTLADDMMRTDVCVFAAQEDLETMQAFAQVFNKLIRRYKYLEKGFEDEVKKLLLFLKGFSESERNKLAMLTGVLLANGTLNASILNSLYNENLVKEGVSAAFAVKLFKSWINEKDINAVAASLRKVSMDNRLMELFPANKQSVEHFTKYFTEAGLKELSEYVRNQQTIGARKELQKELQEQMSRGDPFKDIILYVKEEMKKNNIPEQIVIGIVWSSVMSTVEWNKKEELVAEQAIKHLKQYSPLLAAFTTQGQSELTLLLKIQEYCYDNIHFMKAFQKIVVLFYKAEVLSEEPILKWYKDAHVAKGKSVFLEQMKKFVEWLKNAEEESESEAEEGD; encoded by the exons ATGTACGGGGCGGCGGGGGCCCCGGCGCGGAGCGCTTCGGCGCCTGTGGTCCGCTCGCTGCGGCGGCCGCCGCCGGCTACGGG GGTGTCTTTTATGAATAATCAAAAGCAGCAAAAGCCAACGCTATCAGGCCAGcgttttaaaactagaaaaagag atgAAAAAGAGAGGTTTGACCCTACTCAGTTTCAGGACTGTATTATTCAAGGTTTAACTGAAACTGGCACTGATTTGGAAGCAGTAGCAAAATTTCTTGATGCTTCTGGGGCAAAACTTGATTATCGCCGATATGCAGAAACACTCTTTGACATTCTGGTGGCTGGTGGCATGCTGG CCCCAGGTGGTACACTGGCAGATGACATGATGCGTACAGATGTCTGTGTATTTGCAGCACAAGAAGACCTAGAGACCATGCAAGCCTTTGCTCAG GTATTCAACAAGTTAATCAGGCGATACAAATACCTTGAAAAGGGATTTGAGGATGAAGTTAAAAAG CTGCTGCTATTCTTAAAGGGTTTTTCAGAGTCTGAGAGGAACAAACTGGCCATGTTGACTGGGGTTCTTCTGGCCAATGGGACACTTAATGCATCCATTCTTAACAGCCTTTATAATGAGAATTTGGTTAAAGaag GCGTTTCAGCGGCCTTTGCTGTAAAGCTGTTTAAATCATGGATAAATGAAAAAGATATCAATGCAGTAGCTGCTAGTCTTCGAAAAGTCAGCATGGACAACAGACTGATG gAACTTTTTCCTGCTAACAAACAAAGTGTTGAGCacttcacaaaatattttaccGAAGCAGGTCTAAAAGAACTTTCTGAGTATGTTCGGAACCAGCAAACCATAGGAGCTCGAAAAGAGCTACAGAAAGAACTTCAAGAACAAATGTCACGTGGTGATCCATTTAAGGAT ATAATTTTGTATGTCAAGGAGGagatgaagaaaaacaatatccCAGAACAGATCGTTATAGGCATAGTCTGGTCAAGTGTAATGAGCACTGTGGAATGGAACAAAAAGGAGGAGCTGGTAGCAGAGCAAGCCATCAAGCATTTGAAG cAATATAGCCCTCTACTTGCTGCCTTTACTACTCAAGGTCAGTCTGAGCTGACTCTGTTACTGAAGATTCAGGAGTACTGTTATGACAACATTCACTTCATGAAAGCCTTCCAGAAAATTGTGGTGCTTTTTTATAAAG CTGAAGTCCTGAGTGAAGAGCCCATTTTGAAGTGGTATAAAGATGCACATGTTGCAAAAGGGAAAAGTGTCTTTCTTGAGCAAATGAAAAAATTTGTAGAGTGGCTCAAGAATGCAGAAGAAG aaTCTGAGTCTGAAGCGGAAGAAGGCGACTGA
- the BZW1 gene encoding eIF5-mimic protein 2 isoform X3 — protein MLLGQNLIIADMQKHSLTFWWLVACWPQVFNKLIRRYKYLEKGFEDEVKKLLLFLKGFSESERNKLAMLTGVLLANGTLNASILNSLYNENLVKEGVSAAFAVKLFKSWINEKDINAVAASLRKVSMDNRLMELFPANKQSVEHFTKYFTEAGLKELSEYVRNQQTIGARKELQKELQEQMSRGDPFKDIILYVKEEMKKNNIPEQIVIGIVWSSVMSTVEWNKKEELVAEQAIKHLKQYSPLLAAFTTQGQSELTLLLKIQEYCYDNIHFMKAFQKIVVLFYKAEVLSEEPILKWYKDAHVAKGKSVFLEQMKKFVEWLKNAEEESESEAEEGD, from the exons ATGCTTCTGGGGCAAAACTTGATTATCGCCGATATGCAGAAACACTCTTTGACATTCTGGTGGCTGGTGGCATGCTGG CCCCAG GTATTCAACAAGTTAATCAGGCGATACAAATACCTTGAAAAGGGATTTGAGGATGAAGTTAAAAAG CTGCTGCTATTCTTAAAGGGTTTTTCAGAGTCTGAGAGGAACAAACTGGCCATGTTGACTGGGGTTCTTCTGGCCAATGGGACACTTAATGCATCCATTCTTAACAGCCTTTATAATGAGAATTTGGTTAAAGaag GCGTTTCAGCGGCCTTTGCTGTAAAGCTGTTTAAATCATGGATAAATGAAAAAGATATCAATGCAGTAGCTGCTAGTCTTCGAAAAGTCAGCATGGACAACAGACTGATG gAACTTTTTCCTGCTAACAAACAAAGTGTTGAGCacttcacaaaatattttaccGAAGCAGGTCTAAAAGAACTTTCTGAGTATGTTCGGAACCAGCAAACCATAGGAGCTCGAAAAGAGCTACAGAAAGAACTTCAAGAACAAATGTCACGTGGTGATCCATTTAAGGAT ATAATTTTGTATGTCAAGGAGGagatgaagaaaaacaatatccCAGAACAGATCGTTATAGGCATAGTCTGGTCAAGTGTAATGAGCACTGTGGAATGGAACAAAAAGGAGGAGCTGGTAGCAGAGCAAGCCATCAAGCATTTGAAG cAATATAGCCCTCTACTTGCTGCCTTTACTACTCAAGGTCAGTCTGAGCTGACTCTGTTACTGAAGATTCAGGAGTACTGTTATGACAACATTCACTTCATGAAAGCCTTCCAGAAAATTGTGGTGCTTTTTTATAAAG CTGAAGTCCTGAGTGAAGAGCCCATTTTGAAGTGGTATAAAGATGCACATGTTGCAAAAGGGAAAAGTGTCTTTCTTGAGCAAATGAAAAAATTTGTAGAGTGGCTCAAGAATGCAGAAGAAG aaTCTGAGTCTGAAGCGGAAGAAGGCGACTGA
- the BZW1 gene encoding eIF5-mimic protein 2 isoform X2 has product MNNQKQQKPTLSGQRFKTRKRDEKERFDPTQFQDCIIQGLTETGTDLEAVAKFLDASGAKLDYRRYAETLFDILVAGGMLAPGGTLADDMMRTDVCVFAAQEDLETMQAFAQVFNKLIRRYKYLEKGFEDEVKKLLLFLKGFSESERNKLAMLTGVLLANGTLNASILNSLYNENLVKEGVSAAFAVKLFKSWINEKDINAVAASLRKVSMDNRLMELFPANKQSVEHFTKYFTEAGLKELSEYVRNQQTIGARKELQKELQEQMSRGDPFKDIILYVKEEMKKNNIPEQIVIGIVWSSVMSTVEWNKKEELVAEQAIKHLKQYSPLLAAFTTQGQSELTLLLKIQEYCYDNIHFMKAFQKIVVLFYKAEVLSEEPILKWYKDAHVAKGKSVFLEQMKKFVEWLKNAEEESESEAEEGD; this is encoded by the exons ATGAATAATCAAAAGCAGCAAAAGCCAACGCTATCAGGCCAGcgttttaaaactagaaaaagag atgAAAAAGAGAGGTTTGACCCTACTCAGTTTCAGGACTGTATTATTCAAGGTTTAACTGAAACTGGCACTGATTTGGAAGCAGTAGCAAAATTTCTTGATGCTTCTGGGGCAAAACTTGATTATCGCCGATATGCAGAAACACTCTTTGACATTCTGGTGGCTGGTGGCATGCTGG CCCCAGGTGGTACACTGGCAGATGACATGATGCGTACAGATGTCTGTGTATTTGCAGCACAAGAAGACCTAGAGACCATGCAAGCCTTTGCTCAG GTATTCAACAAGTTAATCAGGCGATACAAATACCTTGAAAAGGGATTTGAGGATGAAGTTAAAAAG CTGCTGCTATTCTTAAAGGGTTTTTCAGAGTCTGAGAGGAACAAACTGGCCATGTTGACTGGGGTTCTTCTGGCCAATGGGACACTTAATGCATCCATTCTTAACAGCCTTTATAATGAGAATTTGGTTAAAGaag GCGTTTCAGCGGCCTTTGCTGTAAAGCTGTTTAAATCATGGATAAATGAAAAAGATATCAATGCAGTAGCTGCTAGTCTTCGAAAAGTCAGCATGGACAACAGACTGATG gAACTTTTTCCTGCTAACAAACAAAGTGTTGAGCacttcacaaaatattttaccGAAGCAGGTCTAAAAGAACTTTCTGAGTATGTTCGGAACCAGCAAACCATAGGAGCTCGAAAAGAGCTACAGAAAGAACTTCAAGAACAAATGTCACGTGGTGATCCATTTAAGGAT ATAATTTTGTATGTCAAGGAGGagatgaagaaaaacaatatccCAGAACAGATCGTTATAGGCATAGTCTGGTCAAGTGTAATGAGCACTGTGGAATGGAACAAAAAGGAGGAGCTGGTAGCAGAGCAAGCCATCAAGCATTTGAAG cAATATAGCCCTCTACTTGCTGCCTTTACTACTCAAGGTCAGTCTGAGCTGACTCTGTTACTGAAGATTCAGGAGTACTGTTATGACAACATTCACTTCATGAAAGCCTTCCAGAAAATTGTGGTGCTTTTTTATAAAG CTGAAGTCCTGAGTGAAGAGCCCATTTTGAAGTGGTATAAAGATGCACATGTTGCAAAAGGGAAAAGTGTCTTTCTTGAGCAAATGAAAAAATTTGTAGAGTGGCTCAAGAATGCAGAAGAAG aaTCTGAGTCTGAAGCGGAAGAAGGCGACTGA